One segment of Sporichthyaceae bacterium DNA contains the following:
- the thrC gene encoding threonine synthase yields MSPATAQTRLLGSATNLSCRECGANYEIGPLYACGECFGPLEVSYEFPEITRESIAAGPHNIWRYADLLPVPSHVASTPNLEPGCTKLVKANNLAKELGMRSLWVKDDSGNPTHSFKDRVVAVALAAARELGFSVLACPSTGNLANAVAAAAARAGIRSVVMIPADLEQQKILTTAVYAGTLLAVQGNYDDVNRLASELAGEEEDWAFVNVNVRPYYAEGSKTLGYEVAEQLGWRIPAQTVIPIASGSQLTKVDKAYTEFAKLGLVDDTPYKIFGAQATGCSPVAGAFKAGQDVVAPVRPNTIAKSLAIGNPADGPYVLDVCRRTGGVVEDVSDEEVIEGMRLLARTEGIFGETAGGVTIATLRKLLAAGQLDPDAETVVFNTGDGLKTLDAIADHVGPTATIAPTLRSYREAIARL; encoded by the coding sequence ATGTCGCCTGCCACCGCCCAGACCCGCCTGCTCGGGTCGGCCACGAACCTGTCCTGTCGCGAGTGCGGCGCCAACTACGAGATCGGCCCGCTCTACGCCTGCGGTGAGTGCTTCGGCCCGCTGGAGGTCTCCTACGAGTTCCCGGAGATCACCCGCGAGTCGATCGCTGCCGGTCCGCACAACATCTGGCGCTACGCCGACCTGCTGCCGGTGCCCTCGCACGTCGCCTCGACCCCGAACCTGGAGCCCGGCTGCACCAAGCTGGTCAAGGCGAACAACCTGGCCAAGGAACTCGGGATGCGGTCGCTGTGGGTCAAGGACGACAGCGGCAATCCGACCCACTCGTTCAAGGATCGGGTGGTCGCCGTCGCGCTGGCCGCGGCCCGTGAACTGGGCTTCAGCGTGCTGGCCTGCCCGTCCACCGGGAACCTGGCCAACGCCGTGGCCGCCGCCGCGGCCCGGGCCGGAATCCGTTCGGTCGTGATGATCCCGGCCGATCTCGAGCAGCAGAAGATCCTGACCACTGCCGTCTACGCGGGCACGCTGCTGGCGGTGCAGGGCAACTACGACGACGTCAACCGCCTCGCCTCCGAACTTGCCGGTGAGGAGGAGGACTGGGCGTTCGTGAACGTCAACGTCAGGCCCTACTACGCCGAGGGTTCCAAGACGCTCGGCTACGAGGTCGCCGAGCAGCTCGGCTGGCGTATCCCGGCCCAGACGGTCATCCCGATCGCGTCGGGCTCGCAGCTGACCAAGGTCGACAAGGCCTACACCGAGTTCGCCAAGCTCGGCCTGGTCGACGACACCCCTTACAAGATCTTCGGCGCCCAGGCGACCGGGTGCTCCCCGGTGGCCGGCGCGTTCAAGGCCGGCCAAGACGTGGTCGCCCCGGTCCGGCCGAACACGATCGCCAAGTCGCTGGCCATCGGCAACCCCGCCGACGGGCCGTACGTGCTCGACGTCTGCCGGCGCACCGGCGGGGTCGTCGAGGACGTCAGCGACGAGGAGGTCATCGAGGGCATGCGGCTACTGGCGCGCACCGAGGGCATTTTCGGTGAGACAGCCGGCGGGGTCACGATCGCGACGTTGCGCAAACTGCTCGCCGCCGGCCAGTTGGACCCCGACGCCGAGACCGTCGTGTTCAACACCGGCGACGGCCTCAAGACGCTCGACGCGATCGCCGACCACGTCGGCCCGACGGCCACGATCGCGCCGACCCTGCGCTCCTACCGCGAAGCCATCGCCCGGCTCTGA
- a CDS encoding cold-shock protein, producing MPQGTVKWFNAEKGYGFIAVDGGADVFVHYSAIQADGYRSLDEGQRVEFEITQGQKGPQADAVRAV from the coding sequence ATGCCTCAGGGCACCGTCAAGTGGTTCAACGCGGAGAAGGGGTACGGCTTCATCGCGGTCGACGGTGGCGCGGACGTGTTCGTGCACTACTCGGCGATTCAGGCAGATGGTTATCGCTCGCTCGACGAGGGTCAGCGGGTGGAGTTCGAGATCACCCAGGGTCAGAAGGGCCCGCAGGCCGACGCGGTGCGCGCGGTCTGA
- a CDS encoding pyridoxamine 5'-phosphate oxidase family protein, with amino-acid sequence MSDEPRLLPGSDGEHRMQEEWDSVDRAQTFYDRQVLDHLNDRMQEFLARQQMMFVSTADSRGECDCSFRAGEPGFVTPLDERTIVFPDLRGNGVYASLGNISENPHIGLLFVDFFTDLIGLHVNGAATAMAHEELLADERVTIPLLEMLTRTGGRRPERWVVVDIHEAYIHCSKHIPLLARLDKQVEWGTDDVKRKGGDYFGVTAAREGGTVPSPSAPSGA; translated from the coding sequence GTGTCTGATGAACCCCGGCTGCTGCCCGGATCCGACGGCGAGCACCGCATGCAGGAGGAATGGGACTCGGTCGACCGGGCCCAGACCTTCTACGACCGACAGGTCCTCGACCACCTGAACGACCGGATGCAGGAGTTCCTCGCCCGGCAGCAGATGATGTTCGTGTCGACCGCGGACTCGCGCGGTGAGTGTGACTGCTCGTTCCGGGCCGGCGAACCCGGCTTCGTGACCCCACTCGACGAGCGCACCATCGTCTTCCCGGACCTGCGCGGCAACGGCGTCTACGCGAGCCTCGGCAACATCTCGGAGAACCCGCACATCGGGCTGCTGTTCGTCGACTTCTTCACCGACCTGATCGGCCTGCACGTCAACGGCGCGGCCACGGCGATGGCGCACGAGGAACTGCTGGCCGACGAGCGAGTCACGATCCCGTTGCTGGAGATGCTCACCCGGACCGGCGGGCGCCGGCCCGAACGCTGGGTCGTGGTCGACATCCACGAGGCCTACATCCACTGCTCCAAGCACATCCCGCTGCTGGCCCGCCTCGACAAGCAGGTCGAGTGGGGCACCGACGACGTGAAGCGCAAAGGCGGGGACTACTTCGGGGTCACCGCTGCCCGCGAGGGCGGCACCGTGCCCTCGCCCAGTGCCCCCAGCGGGGCCTGA
- the groL gene encoding chaperonin GroEL (60 kDa chaperone family; promotes refolding of misfolded polypeptides especially under stressful conditions; forms two stacked rings of heptamers to form a barrel-shaped 14mer; ends can be capped by GroES; misfolded proteins enter the barrel where they are refolded when GroES binds) translates to MAKIIAFNEEARRGLERGMNALADAVKVTLGPKGRNVVLEKKWGAPTITNDGVSIAKEIELEDPWEKIGAELVKEVAKKTDDVAGDGTTTATVLAQALVREGLRNVAAGANPMSLKKGIEAAVERVSEELTNIAKPVETKEQIAATASISAADTAIGNMIAEAMDKVGKEGVITVEESNTFGLELELTEGMRFDKGYISPYFWTDPERMEAALEDAYILLVESKITSVKDLLPLLEKVMQSGKPLAIIAEDVEGEALATLVVNKVRGTFKSVAVKAPGFGDRRKAMLQDIATLTGGQVISETVGLKLESAGLELLGRARKVVVTKDETTIVEGAGDADQIAGRVNQIRAEIERSDSDYDREKLQERLAKLAGGVAVIKAGAATEVELKERKHRIEDAVRNAKAAVEEGIVAGGGVALLQAGRTAFEKLDLEGDEATGANIVKVALSAPLKQIAINAGLEGGVVAEKVANLEIGWGLNAATGEYVDLIKAGIIDPAKVTRSALQNAASIAGLFLTTEAVIADKPEKGPDPAMMGGGGGGMGGMGGMDF, encoded by the coding sequence ATGGCCAAGATCATCGCCTTCAACGAGGAGGCGCGGCGCGGTCTCGAGCGCGGTATGAACGCGCTCGCGGACGCCGTCAAGGTCACGTTGGGGCCCAAGGGCCGCAACGTCGTTCTTGAGAAGAAGTGGGGAGCGCCGACGATCACCAACGACGGTGTCTCCATCGCCAAGGAGATCGAGCTCGAGGACCCGTGGGAGAAGATCGGGGCCGAGCTGGTCAAGGAGGTCGCGAAGAAGACCGACGACGTCGCCGGTGACGGCACGACGACGGCGACCGTCCTGGCCCAGGCTCTCGTTCGCGAGGGGCTGCGCAACGTCGCCGCCGGCGCGAACCCGATGTCTCTGAAGAAGGGCATCGAGGCCGCGGTCGAGCGCGTCAGCGAGGAGCTGACCAACATCGCCAAGCCGGTCGAGACCAAGGAGCAGATCGCGGCCACCGCATCGATCTCCGCGGCCGACACCGCTATCGGCAACATGATCGCCGAGGCGATGGACAAGGTCGGCAAGGAAGGCGTCATCACCGTCGAGGAGAGCAACACCTTCGGCCTCGAGCTCGAGCTCACCGAGGGCATGCGCTTCGACAAGGGCTACATCTCGCCGTACTTCTGGACCGACCCGGAGCGGATGGAGGCGGCCCTGGAGGACGCATACATCCTGCTCGTCGAGAGCAAGATCACCTCGGTCAAGGACCTGCTGCCGCTGCTGGAGAAGGTCATGCAGTCCGGCAAGCCGCTGGCGATCATCGCCGAGGACGTCGAGGGCGAGGCCCTGGCCACCCTGGTCGTGAACAAGGTCCGCGGCACGTTCAAGTCGGTCGCCGTCAAGGCTCCCGGCTTCGGCGACCGCCGCAAGGCCATGCTGCAGGACATCGCCACCCTCACCGGTGGTCAGGTCATCAGCGAGACCGTCGGCCTGAAGCTGGAGAGCGCCGGCCTCGAGCTGCTCGGCCGGGCCCGCAAGGTCGTCGTCACCAAGGACGAGACCACGATCGTCGAGGGTGCCGGCGACGCCGACCAGATCGCCGGTCGCGTCAACCAGATCCGCGCCGAGATCGAGCGCAGCGACTCCGACTACGACCGCGAGAAGCTGCAGGAGCGCCTGGCCAAGCTGGCCGGCGGTGTTGCGGTCATCAAGGCGGGCGCGGCCACCGAGGTCGAGCTCAAGGAGCGCAAGCACCGCATCGAGGACGCCGTTCGCAACGCGAAGGCGGCCGTCGAGGAGGGCATCGTCGCCGGTGGTGGCGTGGCCCTGCTCCAGGCCGGCCGGACCGCTTTCGAGAAGCTCGACCTCGAGGGCGACGAGGCGACCGGCGCGAACATCGTCAAGGTCGCGTTGTCGGCTCCGCTGAAGCAGATCGCGATCAACGCCGGCCTCGAGGGCGGCGTGGTGGCGGAGAAGGTCGCCAACCTCGAGATCGGTTGGGGCCTCAACGCCGCGACCGGCGAGTACGTCGACCTGATCAAGGCCGGGATCATCGACCCGGCCAAGGTCACCCGCTCCGCGCTGCAGAACGCCGCGTCGATCGCCGGCCTGTTCCTCACCACCGAGGCCGTCATCGCCGACAAGCCGGAGAAGGGTCCGGACCCGGCGATGATGGGTGGCGGCGGCGGAGGCATGGGCGGCATGGGCGGCATGGACTTCTGA
- a CDS encoding methyltransferase, which yields MGGQGNSAESPDRILQLGMAFWGSKAVLSAVEVGVFTVLATGPMPVEPLAEKLGLHRRGARDFLDALVALGLLDRVDGVYSNSPDVDLFLDRAKPSYIGGLLEMANARLYPFWGSLTTALRTGLPQNELGSGGEDMFATLYSDPDALRQFLSAMTGVSAGSGRAIAATFEWGRYSTFVDVGTAQGAVPVQLALAHPHLTGSGFDLPAVEPVFRDYVAEFGLSDRIDFRGGDFFADDLPAADVLVMGHILHDWDLARKMTLLAKAYAALPEGGALIVYETLIDDDRRANAFGLLMSLNMLIETSGGYDYTGADCCGWMREVGFRETRVAPLVGPDSMVVGIR from the coding sequence ATGGGCGGACAGGGAAATTCGGCGGAGTCACCGGATCGGATTCTTCAACTGGGGATGGCTTTCTGGGGCTCAAAGGCGGTCTTGTCCGCGGTCGAGGTAGGTGTGTTCACCGTGCTGGCCACAGGCCCGATGCCGGTCGAACCGCTGGCCGAGAAGCTTGGCCTGCATCGGCGCGGCGCTCGCGACTTCCTCGACGCCCTGGTCGCCCTCGGCCTGCTGGACCGGGTCGACGGCGTCTACTCGAACAGCCCCGACGTCGACCTGTTCCTGGACCGGGCCAAGCCGAGCTACATCGGTGGCCTGCTGGAGATGGCCAACGCCCGGCTGTACCCGTTCTGGGGAAGCCTGACCACCGCGTTGCGCACCGGATTGCCGCAGAACGAGCTGGGCTCCGGCGGCGAGGACATGTTTGCCACTCTGTACAGCGACCCAGACGCGCTGCGGCAGTTCCTGTCCGCGATGACCGGGGTGAGCGCCGGGTCGGGGCGAGCCATCGCGGCGACATTCGAGTGGGGCCGCTACTCGACCTTCGTCGACGTCGGCACTGCGCAGGGTGCCGTCCCGGTTCAACTCGCGCTTGCCCATCCGCACCTGACCGGGTCCGGTTTCGACCTGCCGGCTGTCGAGCCCGTCTTCCGTGACTACGTCGCCGAGTTCGGGCTGAGCGACCGGATCGACTTCCGCGGCGGCGACTTCTTCGCCGACGACCTGCCGGCGGCCGACGTCCTGGTGATGGGCCACATCCTGCACGACTGGGACCTGGCCCGGAAGATGACGTTGCTGGCGAAGGCGTACGCCGCGCTGCCCGAGGGCGGGGCGCTCATCGTCTACGAGACGTTGATCGACGACGACCGCCGGGCGAACGCCTTCGGTCTGCTGATGAGCCTGAACATGCTCATCGAGACCTCGGGAGGCTACGACTACACCGGCGCGGACTGCTGCGGCTGGATGCGTGAGGTCGGGTTCCGCGAGACCCGGGTGGCGCCACTGGTCGGGCCGGACTCGATGGTGGTCGGCATCAGGTAG
- a CDS encoding peptidylprolyl isomerase codes for MNENVYFEVSVDGKSLGRITFKLYDDVVPKTTKNFRELATGEHGFGYKGSPFHRVIPGFMLQGGDFTRQNGTGGKSIYGEKFADENFDLKHTRPGLLSMANAGRNTNGSQFFVTTVVTPWLDGKHVVFGEVVEGMDIVQAIEALGSQSGTTKGKIAVDECGIVQ; via the coding sequence GTGAACGAGAACGTCTACTTCGAGGTGTCGGTGGACGGGAAGTCCCTGGGCCGGATCACCTTCAAGCTCTACGACGACGTCGTCCCTAAGACGACCAAGAACTTCCGTGAGCTGGCCACCGGGGAGCACGGCTTCGGCTACAAGGGCTCGCCGTTCCATCGGGTCATCCCCGGCTTCATGCTGCAGGGCGGCGACTTCACCCGCCAGAACGGCACCGGCGGCAAGAGCATCTACGGCGAGAAGTTCGCCGACGAGAACTTCGACCTCAAGCACACCCGCCCGGGCCTGCTCAGCATGGCGAATGCCGGACGCAACACCAACGGTTCGCAGTTCTTCGTCACCACCGTCGTCACTCCGTGGCTGGACGGCAAGCACGTCGTGTTCGGCGAGGTCGTCGAGGGCATGGACATCGTGCAGGCGATCGAGGCGCTGGGCAGCCAGTCCGGGACTACCAAGGGCAAGATCGCCGTCGACGAGTGCGGGATCGTCCAGTAA